One Paenibacillus sp. FSL W8-0186 genomic window carries:
- a CDS encoding sodium:solute symporter family protein: MGKISVGSIDYFIIFSYFAFVIVVGLIVQKLIKSDSDFFLSGRSLPAWITGIAYLAANLGALELLGMAASGAQYGMLTMHYYWVGAVPAMLFVGLYMYPFFYASKARTIPEYLKFRYNEATRGLNAITFFVLTILFSGISLYAMGLIFSVLLGWSMVFSIVLAAIVVLLYVLLGGLTSSIYNEVIQFFLIWIGLLPIAFIGMYKFGGIHGILANMPESFTHLWQGLGSTADNPMGVSWFGVIIGLSFVLSFGYWMTDFLVAQRAFAAKDVRAVQNTPIYATFFRIIVPIVVIVPGFIAIPLFPELGTDPDMPYNLALPLTLAKLLPEGLFGLGITALLAAFMSGMAGNITAFTTVWTYDIYQAYMKKDGSERHYIKVGRLMVVIGTILAVFAAFIAAKFPNIMDYIQMLFSFFNAPFFATFFLGVFWKRATGWGAFWGLLLGIISSFLMYFLIPSDFYSTMAEGNFSRALWAWIVTMVITIVVSLFTKPKPESELKGLVRSLSDKISYPDLPWYKRPGYLALISIIIMTVINIYFW; this comes from the coding sequence ATGGGGAAAATTTCAGTGGGGTCGATTGATTATTTTATTATCTTCAGTTATTTCGCGTTCGTAATAGTAGTCGGGTTAATTGTTCAGAAGCTGATCAAGTCAGACAGTGACTTCTTTCTATCCGGCCGGTCGCTTCCGGCATGGATTACGGGTATCGCGTATTTGGCAGCGAATTTAGGAGCCCTGGAACTATTGGGGATGGCCGCCAGCGGCGCGCAATATGGCATGCTGACTATGCACTACTATTGGGTGGGAGCCGTACCCGCTATGTTATTCGTAGGCCTGTACATGTACCCATTCTTCTATGCGTCAAAAGCCAGAACGATCCCGGAGTATCTAAAGTTCCGATACAATGAAGCAACCCGTGGATTGAATGCCATTACGTTTTTTGTCCTAACAATTCTGTTCTCCGGCATTAGCTTATATGCTATGGGATTGATTTTTAGCGTATTGCTGGGATGGTCGATGGTCTTCAGTATCGTTCTGGCCGCGATCGTAGTTTTATTATACGTATTGCTGGGAGGACTGACTTCATCCATATACAACGAGGTTATTCAGTTTTTCCTAATATGGATCGGTTTGCTGCCCATTGCCTTTATCGGGATGTACAAGTTTGGGGGTATTCACGGCATCTTGGCCAACATGCCCGAGTCCTTCACGCATCTATGGCAGGGCTTAGGCAGCACTGCTGATAATCCAATGGGAGTTAGCTGGTTCGGAGTGATTATTGGCCTTAGCTTTGTTCTATCCTTTGGATATTGGATGACCGACTTTCTGGTCGCACAGAGGGCATTTGCTGCTAAGGATGTAAGAGCGGTTCAAAATACACCTATCTATGCCACCTTCTTTAGAATTATCGTGCCGATCGTAGTTATTGTGCCAGGGTTTATTGCCATTCCGCTGTTCCCTGAGCTGGGTACCGACCCTGATATGCCTTACAATCTGGCATTGCCGCTTACATTAGCCAAGCTGCTGCCTGAAGGGTTGTTTGGTCTAGGCATAACCGCTCTATTGGCTGCCTTCATGAGTGGGATGGCCGGTAATATTACAGCTTTTACTACGGTTTGGACGTATGATATCTACCAGGCTTATATGAAAAAGGATGGCAGTGAGCGGCATTATATTAAGGTCGGGCGTTTAATGGTGGTCATCGGTACAATACTTGCGGTTTTTGCTGCTTTTATCGCTGCCAAGTTCCCGAACATTATGGACTATATTCAAATGCTGTTCTCGTTCTTTAACGCACCGTTCTTTGCAACATTCTTCCTAGGCGTATTCTGGAAGAGAGCAACTGGATGGGGAGCGTTCTGGGGCTTGCTGCTGGGGATTATCAGCTCCTTCTTAATGTACTTCCTAATTCCAAGCGATTTCTACAGCACGATGGCCGAAGGCAACTTCTCTAGAGCATTATGGGCTTGGATCGTAACTATGGTCATTACTATAGTCGTAAGCTTGTTTACCAAACCAAAGCCGGAAAGCGAGCTTAAGGGATTAGTACGGAGCTTGAGTGATAAAATATCCTACCCGGATCTTCCATGGTACAAACGGCCAGGTTATCTAGCCCTTATTTCTATCATTATTATGACTGTCATTAATATTTATTTCTGGTAA
- a CDS encoding NAD-dependent epimerase/dehydratase family protein — MNVLVTGSSGLVGSTVMELLSSEGHIAVGFDQRKSPITDKFTVETGDLCDFPRLASIIKKYNINAIVHSGGISHPHAGEVSPYETVRTNILGTSTIFEAARIFNISKVVYLSSGAVYGNNSAAVTTIDSKVNPENTYAVSKLTGEQLGEVYNRNYGMNVISLRLAFVYGPNRFMPDPIKSLLERAVHGEDIDDAAGGDQQLEFIYVKDAALAVYKALQAENCSSSVFNIGTGVNTKIKEVAAVIKKIYPNVYIRIGPGDLGYDFIGAFDCSEAEKQLQFKAKYHLEAGITDYAKHLENIHKADK; from the coding sequence ATGAACGTTTTAGTAACAGGAAGCTCAGGGTTGGTAGGATCAACCGTGATGGAATTGCTAAGCAGCGAAGGCCATATTGCCGTAGGTTTTGATCAGAGAAAATCGCCGATCACGGATAAGTTTACGGTGGAGACGGGTGATCTGTGCGATTTTCCGAGGCTGGCATCGATCATTAAAAAATACAACATCAACGCGATAGTTCATTCAGGAGGCATCTCGCATCCTCATGCGGGAGAAGTCTCCCCCTATGAGACGGTGAGAACGAATATTTTAGGAACATCAACGATTTTTGAAGCCGCAAGAATATTTAATATTAGCAAGGTGGTTTATTTGAGCTCGGGGGCCGTGTACGGCAATAATTCCGCAGCGGTAACAACTATAGACAGCAAGGTTAATCCAGAGAACACGTATGCGGTATCCAAACTGACGGGGGAGCAGCTAGGGGAGGTGTATAACAGAAATTACGGGATGAATGTGATCTCATTACGTCTTGCTTTCGTTTACGGTCCCAATCGCTTCATGCCGGATCCGATTAAATCCCTTCTGGAGAGGGCCGTTCATGGGGAGGACATAGATGATGCGGCTGGTGGGGATCAACAGCTGGAATTCATCTATGTCAAGGATGCCGCTCTTGCCGTATATAAAGCGCTGCAGGCTGAAAATTGCAGTTCAAGCGTCTTTAATATTGGAACAGGAGTTAATACCAAGATAAAAGAAGTGGCGGCGGTAATTAAGAAAATATACCCTAATGTATACATCCGGATTGGCCCCGGAGATTTAGGCTATGACTTTATTGGTGCATTTGATTGCAGTGAAGCGGAGAAGCAGCTGCAGTTCAAAGCTAAATATCATCTTGAGGCCGGGATTACGGACTATGCGAAGCATTTGGAAAATATTCATAAAGCCGATAAATGA
- a CDS encoding serine/threonine protein kinase, producing MTVTVRLQAQTFPLRASHDLTWLEGMGEVFDVFWQQDSGNISFGVRLEDGSKKFVKYAGAETVNYEGNVKEAVLRLRQAIPVYEALAHQSLVNLVNHSSTRDGYAAVFEWFEGENLHPHWSYPPPAKYTDPASPYYRYRQLSLDQRLASLDEIFAFHAFAEQKGFVAVDFYDGSIMYNFESGTTRICDIDLYRKGSFVNSMGRMWGSSRFMSPEEFERGAIIDGITNVFNMGATAFGLLGGELDRSWAKWEACPELYEVALKAVEPERERRYSSVAEFCEAWNRQRI from the coding sequence ATGACGGTAACCGTTCGTTTACAAGCCCAGACCTTTCCATTACGGGCCTCTCATGATTTAACCTGGCTGGAGGGCATGGGAGAGGTGTTCGATGTATTCTGGCAGCAGGACTCCGGCAATATTTCATTCGGAGTTCGGCTTGAAGATGGCAGCAAGAAGTTCGTGAAATATGCCGGCGCTGAAACCGTGAATTACGAGGGCAATGTAAAGGAGGCCGTTTTGCGGCTGCGGCAGGCGATACCGGTTTATGAAGCACTGGCCCACCAAAGCTTGGTGAATCTGGTAAATCACTCTTCAACGAGGGACGGATATGCTGCAGTTTTTGAATGGTTTGAAGGGGAGAATCTTCATCCGCATTGGTCCTACCCGCCTCCGGCGAAGTATACGGATCCTGCGTCGCCGTATTATCGCTACAGGCAGCTTTCCTTGGACCAGAGGCTGGCCTCTTTGGATGAAATTTTTGCCTTTCATGCTTTTGCTGAGCAGAAGGGCTTTGTTGCCGTTGATTTTTACGATGGGAGCATCATGTACAACTTCGAATCTGGAACGACCCGGATTTGCGACATTGATCTGTATCGGAAAGGGTCATTTGTCAATTCTATGGGCAGAATGTGGGGCTCTTCCAGATTCATGTCCCCGGAGGAGTTTGAAAGAGGCGCCATAATTGATGGAATAACCAATGTGTTTAATATGGGAGCCACGGCTTTTGGGCTGCTCGGCGGAGAGCTCGACCGTTCATGGGCAAAATGGGAGGCTTGCCCAGAGCTGTACGAGGTAGCCTTGAAGGCTGTTGAACCGGAGCGGGAGCGCCGTTATTCGTCTGTGGCGGAGTTTTGCGAAGCCTGGAATAGACAGCGAATTTAG
- the allB gene encoding allantoinase AllB — protein sequence MGTVFDTAIVNGTIVLENQAVKGTLLIQDGKIAGILDSHSRVDSRKLIDAEGMVILPGAIDPHVHLWEPSPQDYREDYNCGSKAAASGGVTTLIEMPLSVPPVIDRESFQLKKEIADRNSLIDFALWGGLIPKSADNLSEMHKLGCVGYKAFMSYANENYPHTPDDVLYRAMKNAARFNGLIGVHAENADIVEAAGREMEQSGNLNPESYPDGRPALAELEAMERAILLAENTGCRLHIVHMTVAEGGEMVRKAKEKGIRVSNETCPHYLLFDKSILKEKGPFAKCNPPIRSLENKEGLWEQIFKGNIDFIGSDHSPYTDEEKLAGKDNIWQAWPGFGGIDVLLPAMISEGVNARGLGLVELAKLVSTNVAKTFELYPKKGTITVGSDADLAIVDLNQEWVYQGEHSFSKTKSSQGIYEGYKFKGKVMATMVRGTVVYENGKITEESTYGEFVPIQR from the coding sequence ATGGGTACCGTATTTGATACCGCGATAGTAAATGGAACCATTGTGCTGGAGAACCAAGCGGTGAAGGGAACCTTGTTAATCCAAGATGGGAAAATTGCAGGAATTTTAGACAGCCATAGCAGGGTTGACAGCCGGAAGCTGATCGATGCCGAGGGGATGGTTATATTGCCGGGCGCAATCGATCCCCATGTCCATCTATGGGAGCCAAGTCCCCAAGATTATAGGGAGGACTATAACTGCGGCTCCAAGGCAGCGGCCTCTGGCGGGGTAACGACCTTGATAGAAATGCCTTTAAGTGTTCCGCCGGTCATAGACCGTGAATCCTTCCAATTGAAGAAGGAAATCGCAGACCGAAACTCCTTGATTGATTTTGCCCTATGGGGCGGCTTGATCCCCAAATCTGCGGATAATTTAAGTGAAATGCATAAATTGGGCTGCGTCGGTTACAAGGCCTTCATGTCCTACGCGAATGAGAATTACCCGCATACGCCGGATGATGTCTTATATAGAGCGATGAAGAACGCTGCAAGGTTCAACGGCCTCATTGGAGTCCATGCTGAAAACGCTGACATTGTGGAAGCCGCAGGCAGGGAAATGGAGCAAAGCGGTAATTTGAATCCGGAGTCATACCCGGACGGAAGACCGGCTTTGGCCGAGCTGGAAGCGATGGAAAGGGCCATTTTGCTCGCGGAAAATACCGGATGCCGTCTGCATATTGTCCATATGACTGTAGCCGAAGGCGGAGAAATGGTTCGCAAGGCGAAAGAAAAGGGCATCCGGGTTTCGAATGAAACCTGTCCGCATTACCTGTTATTCGATAAATCGATCCTGAAGGAAAAGGGGCCATTTGCCAAATGCAACCCTCCAATAAGATCGCTTGAGAATAAAGAGGGGCTGTGGGAACAGATATTTAAAGGAAATATAGACTTCATCGGCTCGGATCACTCTCCGTACACGGATGAGGAGAAACTGGCAGGCAAGGATAACATATGGCAGGCCTGGCCTGGATTCGGTGGAATCGATGTCTTGCTTCCGGCTATGATTAGCGAGGGCGTGAATGCCAGAGGACTGGGCTTAGTGGAGCTGGCCAAGCTGGTTTCAACGAATGTAGCGAAAACCTTTGAGCTATATCCAAAAAAAGGGACTATTACCGTGGGATCGGACGCCGATCTGGCGATTGTTGATTTGAACCAGGAATGGGTCTATCAAGGCGAGCATTCGTTTTCGAAGACCAAAAGCTCACAGGGGATTTATGAAGGATACAAGTTTAAAGGCAAAGTGATGGCAACGATGGTACGGGGGACTGTAGTTTATGAGAATGGAAAAATCACGGAGGAATCCACCTACGGAGAGTTTGTCCCCATTCAGCGGTGA
- a CDS encoding FCD domain-containing protein: MSVKFVESADTFDEGSFFSSKNEYAEYLVLKYLIQTDEPVGSWVLKVMLGLKGIEFSTATIGRMLKEMDAKGFTKLAGAQGRAITSKGMNYAKIQSERIERERLQARLMMAAIPQSFDELIDLLDARKALECETARLAALRASSKDIEELEISLKKHEEVVKGKIDPTDIALDFHIKVAKASYNRFLIASLDILIYEELRLESQIAQLITRERGEEYLLQHISIVDSIKQRNASEAERRMGVHIETLISAIKEQAEGN, translated from the coding sequence GTGAGCGTAAAATTTGTTGAAAGCGCAGACACATTCGATGAAGGGAGCTTCTTTTCTTCAAAAAATGAATATGCGGAGTATTTGGTGCTCAAGTATTTAATACAGACGGATGAGCCGGTGGGCTCCTGGGTGTTGAAGGTGATGCTTGGGCTTAAAGGAATCGAGTTCAGTACGGCAACGATCGGTAGAATGCTGAAGGAAATGGACGCCAAGGGATTCACGAAGCTTGCCGGTGCCCAGGGGAGGGCCATCACTTCAAAAGGAATGAATTATGCCAAAATTCAGTCAGAAAGAATCGAGCGGGAACGCCTGCAGGCCCGGCTTATGATGGCCGCAATACCACAAAGCTTTGATGAATTAATTGACTTGCTTGATGCCAGAAAAGCTTTGGAGTGTGAAACAGCAAGGCTAGCCGCGCTTCGGGCTTCCTCCAAGGACATCGAAGAGCTTGAGATTTCCTTGAAAAAACATGAGGAAGTAGTCAAAGGCAAGATTGATCCTACGGATATTGCTTTGGATTTTCATATTAAGGTAGCCAAGGCTTCATACAATCGATTCTTAATCGCATCACTGGATATTTTGATTTATGAGGAGCTTCGGCTGGAATCCCAAATCGCTCAGCTCATTACAAGAGAACGGGGAGAGGAGTATCTCCTTCAACATATATCGATTGTTGATTCGATTAAGCAGAGAAATGCCTCTGAAGCCGAGAGACGAATGGGCGTCCATATCGAAACGCTGATTAGTGCGATCAAAGAACAGGCTGAAGGGAATTAA
- a CDS encoding aminoglycoside phosphotransferase family protein, which yields MLEQVGQGRTADIFVAGDNKVLKLYKKGFPIEAIHEEYEVSQYVHDLGINVPRAFEMIERDGRLGIIFERVPGTSLLHLMTRRPLRIRRFSRTLAALHHHVHSHSVADLSRNHKEILAHNIQSAPLLTDAEKSKIIHQLQGLPEDHKLCHGDYHPDNVLVTDPNNSCVIDWMTGMAGHPLGDLARSVLLLTYGTLPEGTPKTKGLLINFFRKRIKKEYVRHYMKLANKDYAEVDPWILPVAAARLSDGIPDEEKNALLLEIRARLKTIT from the coding sequence TTGTTGGAGCAGGTGGGCCAGGGAAGAACAGCAGATATATTCGTTGCCGGTGATAACAAGGTTCTAAAGCTTTATAAGAAGGGCTTTCCAATTGAAGCGATTCATGAGGAGTATGAGGTCAGCCAGTATGTGCATGACCTGGGTATCAATGTCCCGAGGGCCTTTGAGATGATCGAGAGGGACGGAAGGCTGGGGATTATTTTTGAACGGGTTCCAGGCACCTCTCTGCTTCATTTGATGACACGGAGACCTCTGCGGATCAGGCGGTTTTCAAGGACGTTAGCCGCCCTCCATCATCACGTGCATTCCCATTCTGTTGCGGATTTGAGCAGGAATCATAAAGAGATACTCGCTCATAATATTCAATCAGCCCCGCTCCTAACCGATGCCGAAAAGTCGAAGATTATTCATCAACTGCAAGGTTTGCCCGAGGATCATAAGCTCTGCCACGGAGATTATCATCCCGACAATGTGTTAGTAACGGATCCAAATAATAGCTGCGTAATTGATTGGATGACGGGAATGGCTGGCCACCCGCTGGGCGACCTCGCCAGGTCCGTACTTCTGTTGACTTATGGCACATTACCAGAAGGGACTCCCAAAACGAAAGGTCTCCTTATCAATTTCTTTAGAAAGCGCATCAAAAAAGAATATGTCAGGCATTACATGAAGCTGGCGAACAAAGATTATGCCGAGGTAGATCCATGGATACTGCCGGTAGCTGCCGCGAGACTTTCGGATGGGATACCGGATGAAGAGAAAAACGCATTATTACTAGAGATCAGAGCAAGATTGAAGACAATTACATAG
- the serC gene encoding 3-phosphoserine/phosphohydroxythreonine transaminase — MKQVYNFNAGPAGLPGEVMHQAQEELLDLQGTGLSVLEISHRSKEYEQINDETQQLLKELLHIPSGYEVMFVQGGASMQFAMVPINFLPAGRVASYIHSGTWSGKAIAEARKMGDTAIAASSEADHFTKVPDLHGINLHPETAYVHLTSNETIAGTQYHSFADTGEVPLIADMSSDILSRPVNVSNFAFIYAGAQKNLGPSGVTVVIAERELLSRIPAHIPDIMNYRTHANSGSLYNTPPVFAVYIVNLVLKWIRNNGGAKGMEQRNRLKADLLYSTIDQSGGFYSGLAHKESRSLMNATFRVMNDELELQFLQEAEQNGFVGLKGHRDAGHMRASLYNAVTYEQCKALADFMVDFQQRFG; from the coding sequence ATGAAACAAGTCTATAACTTTAATGCTGGGCCAGCAGGATTGCCTGGGGAAGTAATGCATCAAGCACAGGAGGAACTCCTTGACCTGCAGGGCACCGGTCTATCTGTTCTGGAAATTTCGCATAGGAGCAAGGAATATGAACAAATTAACGACGAAACTCAACAACTGCTAAAAGAGCTTCTTCACATTCCCTCGGGTTATGAAGTGATGTTTGTGCAGGGAGGGGCAAGCATGCAGTTTGCCATGGTGCCGATAAATTTCTTGCCGGCAGGGCGTGTGGCAAGCTACATCCACAGCGGGACGTGGTCGGGCAAGGCCATAGCGGAGGCGAGAAAAATGGGCGATACGGCAATTGCGGCAAGCTCGGAGGCGGATCATTTTACGAAGGTTCCAGATTTGCATGGAATAAATCTTCATCCTGAAACAGCCTATGTTCACCTTACTTCCAATGAAACGATAGCGGGAACCCAATACCATAGCTTCGCCGATACAGGGGAAGTTCCGCTGATTGCAGATATGTCCAGTGATATTTTGTCTCGTCCGGTTAATGTATCTAACTTTGCATTTATCTATGCCGGTGCTCAGAAGAACCTAGGCCCCTCTGGGGTTACTGTTGTGATCGCTGAGCGTGAGCTGCTGAGCAGAATTCCTGCACATATCCCAGATATTATGAATTATCGGACTCATGCGAACAGCGGCTCGCTGTATAACACACCGCCTGTATTTGCCGTGTACATAGTTAATCTTGTGCTGAAATGGATTCGGAATAACGGCGGAGCAAAAGGCATGGAACAGCGCAACCGGCTTAAAGCCGACTTGCTGTATAGCACGATCGACCAAAGTGGTGGTTTTTATAGCGGGCTCGCACATAAGGAAAGTCGTTCGCTGATGAATGCGACGTTTCGCGTGATGAATGATGAATTGGAACTGCAATTTTTACAAGAAGCGGAACAGAACGGCTTTGTGGGATTAAAGGGACATCGGGATGCCGGGCATATGCGGGCTTCTCTCTATAATGCTGTTACGTATGAACAGTGCAAAGCGTTGGCAGATTTCATGGTGGACTTTCAACAGCGCTTTGGATAG
- the pdxS gene encoding pyridoxal 5'-phosphate synthase lyase subunit PdxS produces the protein METGTNRVKRGMAEMQKGGVIMDVMNAEQAKIAEAAGATAVMALERVPADIRAAGGVARMADPVVVEQVMKAVSIPVMAKARIGHYVEARVLEALGVDYIDESEVLTPADDIFHIDKNEFTIPFVCGARDLGEALRRIGEGASMIRTKGEPGTGNIVEAVRHMRMMLGQIRKVQGMSKDELMVEAKQLSAPYELLLQVRDTGRLPVVNFAAGGVATPADAALMMTLGADGVFVGSGIFKSEQPEKFARAIVEATTNYTDFKLIAEISKNLGAPMKGLEISKLEAGDRMQERGI, from the coding sequence ATGGAAACAGGGACGAACCGAGTCAAACGGGGAATGGCGGAAATGCAAAAAGGCGGCGTCATCATGGACGTGATGAATGCCGAGCAGGCCAAAATTGCGGAAGCAGCTGGAGCTACTGCCGTGATGGCGCTGGAAAGAGTGCCGGCAGACATCCGTGCGGCAGGCGGAGTTGCACGCATGGCCGATCCGGTTGTTGTCGAGCAGGTAATGAAGGCTGTGTCTATCCCCGTGATGGCGAAGGCGCGCATCGGTCACTATGTAGAAGCCAGAGTACTTGAAGCCCTGGGCGTGGACTACATTGACGAAAGTGAAGTGTTAACGCCCGCCGATGATATTTTTCATATCGACAAAAATGAGTTTACGATCCCATTCGTATGCGGGGCCAGGGATTTGGGAGAGGCCTTGCGCCGTATCGGAGAGGGGGCATCGATGATTCGCACCAAAGGGGAGCCGGGAACGGGAAATATTGTCGAGGCAGTACGCCATATGCGCATGATGCTTGGGCAAATACGTAAAGTGCAGGGAATGAGCAAGGATGAGCTCATGGTGGAGGCCAAGCAGCTCAGCGCACCTTATGAATTATTGCTGCAGGTCAGGGATACGGGAAGATTACCGGTCGTTAACTTTGCTGCCGGAGGGGTGGCTACTCCCGCTGATGCGGCTTTAATGATGACATTAGGGGCCGACGGCGTGTTTGTTGGATCGGGAATTTTCAAATCGGAGCAGCCGGAGAAATTTGCCCGGGCCATTGTGGAGGCAACGACGAATTATACCGATTTTAAGCTGATTGCAGAAATATCCAAAAACCTGGGAGCCCCGATGAAAGGTTTAGAAATCTCGAAGCTAGAAGCAGGAGACCGCATGCAGGAACGTGGTATATAA
- a CDS encoding LysR substrate-binding domain-containing protein — MELRQLEYFMAVCHELHFTRAAEKLGIAQPSLSQQIRLLEHEIGTPLFDRIGKKTVITEAGKTLLHHSYNVFHELSQARAAISEIQGLKRGTLKIGALLTVVNYLLPPTVIGFHRSYPNVELSVLGLRTGDIYNGLLENELDLGIVYLPMEHDDLETIPLFKENLALAVPVDHPIAQRPFVTLDILKETPSVLLPNTYFLRQLINEQCRALAFAPQPVMEMTTMESIINMVVQGLGVTILPKGYLDYIGNPHIQTIPIQNPVPTTQIGVVYRKNKYLCAASRVFMEQLITTIKSKHMD, encoded by the coding sequence ATGGAACTCAGGCAATTGGAGTATTTCATGGCCGTATGCCACGAGCTGCATTTTACCCGTGCCGCGGAGAAGCTGGGTATCGCCCAACCCTCGCTAAGTCAGCAAATTCGTTTACTGGAGCACGAAATCGGCACCCCCCTGTTCGATCGCATCGGTAAGAAAACCGTCATTACCGAAGCGGGCAAAACCTTGCTGCACCATAGCTACAATGTGTTTCATGAACTATCCCAGGCACGTGCCGCGATCAGCGAAATCCAAGGATTGAAAAGAGGTACATTGAAAATCGGCGCGCTGTTGACCGTAGTCAATTACTTGCTCCCCCCAACCGTAATCGGCTTCCACCGCAGCTATCCTAACGTCGAGCTGTCTGTGCTCGGTCTGCGAACTGGAGATATTTACAACGGACTACTGGAAAATGAACTCGATTTGGGCATTGTATATTTACCGATGGAGCATGATGATCTGGAGACTATCCCCCTCTTTAAAGAAAATCTTGCCCTTGCCGTGCCTGTAGATCATCCCATCGCTCAGAGGCCTTTCGTGACACTTGATATTCTTAAAGAGACACCAAGTGTGTTACTGCCAAACACATATTTTCTGCGCCAGCTCATTAATGAGCAATGCCGCGCCCTTGCCTTCGCGCCGCAGCCCGTTATGGAAATGACAACGATGGAGTCAATCATCAATATGGTCGTTCAAGGCCTTGGCGTCACAATTCTACCGAAAGGTTACCTCGACTACATAGGAAATCCGCATATTCAGACAATCCCGATTCAAAACCCGGTTCCTACGACACAAATCGGGGTCGTCTATCGGAAAAATAAATATTTATGCGCGGCCAGCCGGGTGTTTATGGAGCAATTGATTACTACGATCAAAAGCAAACATATGGATTAA
- a CDS encoding MOSC domain-containing protein, whose translation MGQGEIISINVGKPIQVQFNNKEISTGIFKRPSDEPLFLSWLNFEGDGQADLVHHGGREKAVCVYPYEHYPFWEKELGRALEYSAFGENLTTRGLLETEVCIGDIFQLGEAVVQVSQPRQPCYKLSVKYGTPDMPLKVQETGYTGFYFRVLQEGLVSRLDGLHLIDRHPKAITVSYANKIMHREKNNLEGIAKILEVEELSDNWRKTLTKRLEGSETDTRERLTGYKEK comes from the coding sequence GTGGGGCAGGGTGAAATTATATCCATCAATGTAGGCAAGCCGATACAGGTGCAATTTAACAATAAGGAAATTTCGACAGGCATCTTCAAGAGGCCAAGCGATGAGCCGCTGTTCCTGTCCTGGCTCAACTTCGAGGGGGATGGTCAGGCCGATCTTGTTCACCACGGAGGCAGGGAGAAGGCCGTTTGTGTGTACCCTTACGAGCATTATCCCTTTTGGGAGAAGGAATTGGGCCGGGCATTGGAGTACAGTGCATTCGGCGAAAATTTAACAACGCGGGGTTTGCTGGAGACGGAGGTTTGCATTGGCGATATTTTTCAGCTGGGAGAAGCGGTGGTGCAGGTAAGCCAGCCAAGGCAGCCTTGTTATAAACTATCCGTAAAATACGGGACCCCTGACATGCCGTTAAAAGTACAGGAAACCGGGTATACCGGCTTTTATTTCCGCGTGCTCCAGGAAGGGCTCGTATCGAGGCTGGATGGGCTGCATTTGATCGACAGACATCCGAAAGCAATTACGGTATCTTACGCCAACAAGATCATGCATCGCGAAAAGAATAATCTTGAAGGAATAGCCAAGATTCTTGAAGTCGAGGAACTCTCGGACAACTGGAGAAAGACACTGACCAAGCGACTTGAAGGAAGCGAGACGGATACTAGAGAAAGACTAACGGGCTACAAAGAAAAGTAG